One Amaranthus tricolor cultivar Red isolate AtriRed21 chromosome 10, ASM2621246v1, whole genome shotgun sequence genomic window carries:
- the LOC130825448 gene encoding metal tolerance protein 1-like → MEANSSHDAHTIEIQRDSDLHKRRLGTGSKFCGEVHCEFENAGTNSADAAERSTSMRKLVIAVVLCVIFMTIEVIGGIKANSLAILTDAAHLLSDVAAFAISLFSLWAAGWESTPRQSYGFLRVEILGALVSIQLIWLLAGILVYEAVQRIINETGEVNGFLMFVVSAFGLIVNIIMALVLGHDHSHHGHSHGHGHGHGHGHGHGHEHGHGHGDIEHNSHTHSHGVIVTASPRHMEENHHEHDHHHEHDHHQNTPLLKNSQCDDEHNKKDGHGKKKKRNINVQGAYLHVLGDSIQSIGVMIGGGIIWYKPEWKIVDLICTLVFSVVVLGTTIKMLRDILEVLMESTPREIDATKLQTGLLQMEEVVAVHELHIWAITVGKILLACHVKVAPEADADHVLDKVIDYIRREYNISHVTIQIER, encoded by the coding sequence ATGGAAGCAAATAGTTCTCATGATGCCCACACTATTGAAATCCAAAGAGATTCTGATCTTCACAAGAGACGATTGGGAACAGGAAGTAAGTTTTGTGGGGAAGTACATTGTGAATTTGAAAATGCTGGAACAAACTCGGCGGATGCTGCAGAGAGATCAACTTCTATGCGAAAGCTTGTTATAGCTGTCGTTTTGTGTGTTATATTTATGACCATTGAAGTTATTGGTGGGATCAAGGCCAACAGTCTTGCAATTTTAACTGACGCTGCTCATTTGCTCTCCGATGTTGCAGCTTTTGctatttctttgttttctttatgGGCTGCGGGCTGGGAATCGACTCCTCGTCAGTCCTACGGGTTTCTCAGGGTCGAGATATTGGGTGCTCTTGTCTCCATTCAGCTTATATGGCTTTTAGCAGGTATTCTGGTTTATGAAGCTGTACAGAGGATCATAAACGAGACTGGTGAGGTTAATGGCTTCCTAATGTTCGTGGTTTCTGCATTTGGTCTGATTGTTAACATAATTATGGCCCTCGTATTGGGTCATGATCACAGTCATCATGGTCATAgtcacggacacggacacggacatggacacggacacggacacggacatgAGCACGGGCATGGACACGGAGACATTGAGCACAATAGTCATACCCACAGCCATGGAGTGATTGTAACTGCAAGCCCCCGCCATATGGAAGAGAATCATCATGAACATGATCATCATCATGAACATGATCATCATCAAAATACGCCGTTGTTAAAGAATTCCCAATGTGACGATGAACACAACAAAAAGGATGGAcatgggaagaagaagaagaggaataTAAATGTTCAAGGTGCTTATCTACACGTTCTCGGTGATTCAATCCAAAGTATTGGTGTTATGATTGGAGGAGGAATTATATGGTATAAACCAGAGTGGAAGATAGTTGATCTTATCTGCACCCTCGTCTTTTCCGTTGTCGTTCTGGGAACGACTATCAAAATGCTAAGAGACATACTCGAAGTCCTGATGGAAAGCACACCGAGAGAGATCGATGCAACCAAGCTTCAAACAGGTTTGCTACAAATGGAAGAAGTAGTAGCTGTCCACGAGCTTCATATATGGGCTATCACAGTAGGAAAGATTCTGTTGGCTTGCCATGTCAAAGTTGCACCTGAAGCTGACGCGGATCATGTATTAGACAAAGTTATCGATTACATCCGAAGGGAGTACAACATCAGTCATGTTACTATACAAATCGAACGTTGA